The Calypte anna isolate BGI_N300 chromosome 2, bCalAnn1_v1.p, whole genome shotgun sequence genome includes a window with the following:
- the AVL9 gene encoding late secretory pathway protein AVL9 homolog isoform X3, with product MEKRGGPPAAPTRGPVLHIVVVGFHHKKGCQVEFSYPSLKPGEGHDSHSLPEEWKYLPFLALPDGAHNYQEDTVFFHLPPRCGDRTTVYGVSCYRQIEAKALKVRQADITRETVQKSVCVLSQLPLYGLLQAKLQLITHAYFEEKDFSQISILKELYDHMNSSLGSTLLEGSQVYLGLSPRDLVLHFRHKVLILFKLILLEKKVLFYISPVNRLVGALMTVLSLFPGMIEHGLTDCSQYKPRKSISEDSGLQENTPRLDDSVSAADTSNTNLRMGEGGRKTAGNHTLEGQKAKVPFSPLEKTCNGAQSSNGTVQRLKVPSRASPASSESDWETLDPSVLEDLNLKEGEHETTASEQAGNLPSEGMSSESLPITVQPQANTGHAVLAPGLISGLEEDQYGMPLAIFTKGYLCLPYMALQQHHLLSDVTVRGFVAGATNILFRQQKHLSDAIVEIEDAQVQIHDPELRKILNPTTADLRFADYLVKHVTENRDDVFLDGTGWEGGDEWIRAQFSAYLHALLAAVLQPDNEKTLADFGTAFVAAWKNTHNYRVWNSNKHPALAEVNSSHPFQGQYSVSDVKLRLSHISLL from the exons GTTGAATTTTCCTATCCTTCCCTAAAACCTGGAGAAGGACATGACAGCCACAGTTTACCAGAGGAATGGAAGTACTTGCCATTTCTTGCCTTACCAGATGGTGCTCACAACTATCAGGAAG atACTGTGTTTTTCCATTTGCCACCAAGATGTGGGGATCGAACCACAGTATATGGCGTCTCTTGTTATAGGCAAATTGAAGCAAAG GCATTAAAAGTACGGCAAGCAGACATCACCCGAGAAACAGTGCAGAAAAGTGTCTGTGTTCTCAGTCAGCTG cCTTTGTATGGGCTACTTCAGGCAAAGCTGCAACTCATTACACACGcgtattttgaagaaaaagactTCTCACAAATTTCAATTCTAAAG GAGCTGTATGATCATATGAATAGTTCCTTGGGCAGTACTTTGCTAGAAGGGTCACAAGTTTATCTCG GTCTGTCTCCTCGGGATCTTGTTCTCCATTTTAGACACAAG gtcttgattctttttaaattgattCTTCTAGAGAAAAAG GTGCTGTTTTATATTTCTCCAGTAAATAGACTGGTGGGAGCTCTGATGACTGTTCTGTCACTCTTTCCTG GTATGATTGAACATGGTCTTACTGACTGCTCACAGTATAAACCAAGAAAGAGCATATCAGAGGATTCTGGCTTGCAGGAAAACACACCACGGTTAGATGACTCTGTGTCTGCTGCTGATACTTCAAATACAAACTTAAGAATGGGAGAGGGAGGCAGGAAGACAGCAGGAAACCACACACTGGAAGGTCAAAAAGCAAAAGTGCCTTTCTCCCCATTAGAGAAGACTTGCAATGGAGCTCAGTCCTCCAATGGTACAGTGCAGCGCTTGAAAGTTCCTTCTCGGGCTTCTCCAGCCTCCTCTGAAAGTGACTGGGAGACCTTAGATCCTAGTGTTTTGGAGGACTTGAATCTGAAAGAAGGTGAACATGAAACTACAGCATCAGAACAGGCTGGTAATCTTCCAAGTGAAGGCATGAGCTCAGAAAGCCTTCCAATCACTGTGCAGCCCCAAGCGAATACAGGACACGCGGTGCTTGCTCCAGGACTGATATCTGGATTAGAAGAGGACCAGTATGGTATGCCATTGGCTATTTTTACAAAG GGGTACCTTTGTTTGCCATACatggcactgcagcagcatcaTCTCCTCTCAGATGTAACAGTCCGCGGCTTTGTTGCGGGAGCCACCAATATCCTGTTCCGTCAGCAGAAACATCTGAGTGATGCCATTGTGGAA ATAGAAGATGCTCAGGTACAAATCCACGATCCAGAACTCCGCAAGATCCTCAACCCAACAACTGCTGACCTACGATTTGCAGATTACTTGGTGAAGCACGTAACTGAGAACAGAGATGATGTTTTCCTTGATGGCacaggatgggaaggaggagatgAGTGGATCAGGGCTCAGTTCAGTGCTTATCTTCATGCACTTCTTGCTGCTGTGCTACAACCAG ACAATGAAAAGACCTTGGCAGACTTTGGAACAGCATTTGTAGCAGCCTGGAAAAATACACACAACTACAGAGTATGGAATAGCAACAAGCATCCAGCTCTTGCAGAGGTAAATTCTAG CCATCCATTCCAGGGACAGTACTCTGTATCAGATGTGAAGTTAAGATTGTCACA